In Gambusia affinis linkage group LG08, SWU_Gaff_1.0, whole genome shotgun sequence, a single window of DNA contains:
- the atp6v1e1a gene encoding V-type proton ATPase subunit E 1a isoform X1, whose protein sequence is MSSPFYRVFYGLPMHSGSKLPKNRRDMALTDADVQKQIKHMMAFIEQEANERVEEILAKGEEEFNIEKGRLVQTHRVKIMDYYEKKEKQIEQHKKIQMSQLKNQARLKVLKARDDMVTDLLNEARKRITDIVKDPDRYAKLLEGLVLQGFYQLLEPKVTIRCRQQDVDMVQAAVNKNITIYKETVKSNITVRVDQDHFLPSDICGGVEVYNSNGKIKVSNTLESRLDLVAQQMMPEIREILFGSNPNRRFLD, encoded by the exons ATGTCATCGCCCTTCTACAGAGTGTTTTACGGCCTTCCGATGCATTCAG GCTCAAAATtaccaaaaaacagaagagacaTGGCGCTCACCGACGCCGACGTCCAGAAACAG ATCAAACACATGATGGCCTTCATCGAGCAGGAGGCCAACGAGCGAGTCGAGGAGATCTTAGCGAAG GGAGAAGAAGAGTTTAACATCGAGAAAGGGCGCCTGGTGCAAACCCACCGGGTGAAAATCATGGATTATTACGAGAAGAAGGAGAAGCAGATTGAACAACataagaaaat CCAGATGTCCCAACTGAAGAACCAAGCCAGGCTGAAGGTGCTGAAGGCCCGAGACGACATGGTGACG GATCTGCTGAATGAGGCTCGAAAAAGAATCACCGACATCGTCAAAGACCCGGACAGGTACGCCAAGCTGCTGGAGGGTCTGGTGCTTCAG ggGTTTTACCAGCTGCTGGAGCCTAAAGTCACCATCCGCTGTCGGCAGCAGGATGTAGACATGGTTCAG GCTGCAGTCAATAAGAACATCACTATCTACAAGGAGACGGTGAAGAGCAACATAACTGTCCGGGTTGACCAGGATCACTTCCTTCCATCAGACAT CTGCGGCGGCGTTGAAGTCTACAACAGTAATGGAAAGATTAAGGTTTCCAACACCCTGGAGAGCAGACTGGATCTCGTAGCACAGCAG ATGATGCCTGAAATCAGAGAGATCTTATTCGGCTCCAACCCCAACCGCAGATTCTTGGATTAA
- the atp6v1e1a gene encoding V-type proton ATPase subunit E 1a isoform X2 codes for MMAFIEQEANERVEEILAKGEEEFNIEKGRLVQTHRVKIMDYYEKKEKQIEQHKKIQMSQLKNQARLKVLKARDDMVTDLLNEARKRITDIVKDPDRYAKLLEGLVLQGFYQLLEPKVTIRCRQQDVDMVQAAVNKNITIYKETVKSNITVRVDQDHFLPSDICGGVEVYNSNGKIKVSNTLESRLDLVAQQMMPEIREILFGSNPNRRFLD; via the exons ATGATGGCCTTCATCGAGCAGGAGGCCAACGAGCGAGTCGAGGAGATCTTAGCGAAG GGAGAAGAAGAGTTTAACATCGAGAAAGGGCGCCTGGTGCAAACCCACCGGGTGAAAATCATGGATTATTACGAGAAGAAGGAGAAGCAGATTGAACAACataagaaaat CCAGATGTCCCAACTGAAGAACCAAGCCAGGCTGAAGGTGCTGAAGGCCCGAGACGACATGGTGACG GATCTGCTGAATGAGGCTCGAAAAAGAATCACCGACATCGTCAAAGACCCGGACAGGTACGCCAAGCTGCTGGAGGGTCTGGTGCTTCAG ggGTTTTACCAGCTGCTGGAGCCTAAAGTCACCATCCGCTGTCGGCAGCAGGATGTAGACATGGTTCAG GCTGCAGTCAATAAGAACATCACTATCTACAAGGAGACGGTGAAGAGCAACATAACTGTCCGGGTTGACCAGGATCACTTCCTTCCATCAGACAT CTGCGGCGGCGTTGAAGTCTACAACAGTAATGGAAAGATTAAGGTTTCCAACACCCTGGAGAGCAGACTGGATCTCGTAGCACAGCAG ATGATGCCTGAAATCAGAGAGATCTTATTCGGCTCCAACCCCAACCGCAGATTCTTGGATTAA
- the bcl2l13 gene encoding bcl-2-like protein 13 isoform X3, with translation MTSSGASAVVPPCFHYEAKYILLNFMRKLPVHRSRTLTTELAFSESEFDLRHSVVFCPPNPDNSVEECLAAMGHSVSRDLGPHLTAAVEKLLSGPLDYQRFQSTALDLARHTEPGWNKVLVPLLLLQALRFKGKPLSALLQLGLRCLQEVEAQFIIQQGGWGKVLSLVQNEDEDPAAAVADDSNDICILSEEQQPDALISGEPSAWQTDSLPASLGGHDSWAQVGPMDPEDVKDLHGGEGVALVEERSENNSSNSDIVHVEREEAELMEECEEAGDGDGIEESMMSLLMTESDLAALHGEYGDPVLHAQPSPSLVLPEEPVVMETPKSLVPEPEAPPPVPAVEPDPDPEPKATTQAEEVPPEPAEPETPPEPASIPKQNTEPDLEPEPESDFSVTPEPEDLAEEAPVLEVPIEALAKPEPEPEEESPILLYGGAVLVLVAAVSFSLVLFRRRR, from the exons ATGACGTCGTCCGGTGCCTCGGCCGTTGTGCCTCCATGTTTCCACTACGAAGCCAAATACATTCTGCTGAACTTCATGAGAAAGCTGCCTGTCCACAGGTCACGGACTTTAACCACAGAACTAG CGTTTTCTGAGTCGGAATTCGACCTGCGCCATTCGGTGGTGTTCTGCCCGCCGAACCCGGACAACTCCGTAGAGGAGTGCCTTGCCGCCATGGGGCACAGCGTGTCCCGGGATCTCGGCCCGCACCTCACCGCCGCCGTGGAGAAACTTCTGTCAGG GCCTCTGGACTACCAGAGATTTCAGAGCACGGCTCTGGATCTGGCCAGACACACAGAACCGGGCTGGAACAAG GTGTTggtgccgctgctgctgctgcaggcccTGCGGTTCAAGGGGAAGCCTCTGAGCGCGCTGCTGCAGCTGGGGCTGCGCTGCCTGCAAGAGGTCGAGGCGCAGTTCATCATCCAGCAGGGAGGATGG GGTAAAGTTCTGAGCCTGGTGCAGAACGAGGACGAGGATCCCGCGGCAGCCGTCGCCGACGACAGCAACGACATCTGCATCCtatcagaggagcagcagcccGACGCGCTCATCAGCGGCGAGCCGAGCGCCTGGCAGACGGACAGCCTGCCGGCGTCCCTGGGCGGCCACGACTCGTGGGCGCAGGTCGGCCCGATGGACCCCGAAGACGTGAAGGACCTTCACGGCGGCGAGGGCGTGGCGCTGGTCGAGGAGCGCAGCGAGAACAACTCCTCCAACTCCGACATCGTGCATGTGGAGCGGGAGGAAGCGGAACTCATGGAGGAGTGCGAGGAGGCCGGCGACGGCGACGGCATCGAGGAGAGCATGATGAGCCTCCTGATGACCGAGAGCGACCTGGCGGCGCTGCACGGCGAGTACGGAGACCCGGTTCTGCACGCACAGCCGTCACCGTCCCTGGTGCTGCCGGAGGAGCCCGTCGTCATGGAGACGCCTAAGAGTTTGGTCCCAGAACCAGAAGCCCCGCCTCCTGTTCCTGCAGTAGAACCCGACCCGGACCCAGAACCCAAAGCCACCACTCAAGCTGAGGAAGTcccaccagaaccagcagaacctgaaACTCCACCAGAACCAGCGTCCATCCCAAAGCAGAACACTGAGCCTGActtggaaccagaaccagaatcggATTTCTCTGTGACCCCTGAGCCAGAAGACCTGGCAGAAGAGGCCCCGGTTCTCGAGGTCCCCATCGAGGCCCTGGCaaaaccagaaccggaaccggagGAGGAGTCCCCGATTCTGCTGTATGGCggagcggttctggttctggttgccGCTGTGTCCTTTTCCCTGGTTCTGTTCAGGAGGAGGAGGTAG
- the bcl2l13 gene encoding bcl-2-like protein 13 isoform X1, which yields MTSSGASAVVPPCFHYEAKYILLNFMRKLPVHRSRTLTTELGDAQDEWERSRRMKQQIDDELKLLQQEVNDSFSESEFDLRHSVVFCPPNPDNSVEECLAAMGHSVSRDLGPHLTAAVEKLLSGPLDYQRFQSTALDLARHTEPGWNKVLVPLLLLQALRFKGKPLSALLQLGLRCLQEVEAQFIIQQGGWGKVLSLVQNEDEDPAAAVADDSNDICILSEEQQPDALISGEPSAWQTDSLPASLGGHDSWAQVGPMDPEDVKDLHGGEGVALVEERSENNSSNSDIVHVEREEAELMEECEEAGDGDGIEESMMSLLMTESDLAALHGEYGDPVLHAQPSPSLVLPEEPVVMETPKSLVPEPEAPPPVPAVEPDPDPEPKATTQAEEVPPEPAEPETPPEPASIPKQNTEPDLEPEPESDFSVTPEPEDLAEEAPVLEVPIEALAKPEPEPEEESPILLYGGAVLVLVAAVSFSLVLFRRRR from the exons ATGACGTCGTCCGGTGCCTCGGCCGTTGTGCCTCCATGTTTCCACTACGAAGCCAAATACATTCTGCTGAACTTCATGAGAAAGCTGCCTGTCCACAGGTCACGGACTTTAACCACAGAACTAG GAGACGCCCAGGATGAGTGGGAGAGAAGCAGACGAATGAAGCAGCAAATCGACGACgagctgaagctgctgcagcaggaagtcaATGACT CGTTTTCTGAGTCGGAATTCGACCTGCGCCATTCGGTGGTGTTCTGCCCGCCGAACCCGGACAACTCCGTAGAGGAGTGCCTTGCCGCCATGGGGCACAGCGTGTCCCGGGATCTCGGCCCGCACCTCACCGCCGCCGTGGAGAAACTTCTGTCAGG GCCTCTGGACTACCAGAGATTTCAGAGCACGGCTCTGGATCTGGCCAGACACACAGAACCGGGCTGGAACAAG GTGTTggtgccgctgctgctgctgcaggcccTGCGGTTCAAGGGGAAGCCTCTGAGCGCGCTGCTGCAGCTGGGGCTGCGCTGCCTGCAAGAGGTCGAGGCGCAGTTCATCATCCAGCAGGGAGGATGG GGTAAAGTTCTGAGCCTGGTGCAGAACGAGGACGAGGATCCCGCGGCAGCCGTCGCCGACGACAGCAACGACATCTGCATCCtatcagaggagcagcagcccGACGCGCTCATCAGCGGCGAGCCGAGCGCCTGGCAGACGGACAGCCTGCCGGCGTCCCTGGGCGGCCACGACTCGTGGGCGCAGGTCGGCCCGATGGACCCCGAAGACGTGAAGGACCTTCACGGCGGCGAGGGCGTGGCGCTGGTCGAGGAGCGCAGCGAGAACAACTCCTCCAACTCCGACATCGTGCATGTGGAGCGGGAGGAAGCGGAACTCATGGAGGAGTGCGAGGAGGCCGGCGACGGCGACGGCATCGAGGAGAGCATGATGAGCCTCCTGATGACCGAGAGCGACCTGGCGGCGCTGCACGGCGAGTACGGAGACCCGGTTCTGCACGCACAGCCGTCACCGTCCCTGGTGCTGCCGGAGGAGCCCGTCGTCATGGAGACGCCTAAGAGTTTGGTCCCAGAACCAGAAGCCCCGCCTCCTGTTCCTGCAGTAGAACCCGACCCGGACCCAGAACCCAAAGCCACCACTCAAGCTGAGGAAGTcccaccagaaccagcagaacctgaaACTCCACCAGAACCAGCGTCCATCCCAAAGCAGAACACTGAGCCTGActtggaaccagaaccagaatcggATTTCTCTGTGACCCCTGAGCCAGAAGACCTGGCAGAAGAGGCCCCGGTTCTCGAGGTCCCCATCGAGGCCCTGGCaaaaccagaaccggaaccggagGAGGAGTCCCCGATTCTGCTGTATGGCggagcggttctggttctggttgccGCTGTGTCCTTTTCCCTGGTTCTGTTCAGGAGGAGGAGGTAG
- the bcl2l13 gene encoding bcl-2-like protein 13 isoform X2 gives MFPLRSQIHSAELHEKAACPQVTDFNHRTSYDVLGDAQDEWERSRRMKQQIDDELKLLQQEVNDSFSESEFDLRHSVVFCPPNPDNSVEECLAAMGHSVSRDLGPHLTAAVEKLLSGPLDYQRFQSTALDLARHTEPGWNKVLVPLLLLQALRFKGKPLSALLQLGLRCLQEVEAQFIIQQGGWGKVLSLVQNEDEDPAAAVADDSNDICILSEEQQPDALISGEPSAWQTDSLPASLGGHDSWAQVGPMDPEDVKDLHGGEGVALVEERSENNSSNSDIVHVEREEAELMEECEEAGDGDGIEESMMSLLMTESDLAALHGEYGDPVLHAQPSPSLVLPEEPVVMETPKSLVPEPEAPPPVPAVEPDPDPEPKATTQAEEVPPEPAEPETPPEPASIPKQNTEPDLEPEPESDFSVTPEPEDLAEEAPVLEVPIEALAKPEPEPEEESPILLYGGAVLVLVAAVSFSLVLFRRRR, from the exons ATGTTTCCACTACGAAGCCAAATACATTCTGCTGAACTTCATGAGAAAGCTGCCTGTCCACAGGTCACGGACTTTAACCACAGAACTAG CTATGATGTTTTAGGAGACGCCCAGGATGAGTGGGAGAGAAGCAGACGAATGAAGCAGCAAATCGACGACgagctgaagctgctgcagcaggaagtcaATGACT CGTTTTCTGAGTCGGAATTCGACCTGCGCCATTCGGTGGTGTTCTGCCCGCCGAACCCGGACAACTCCGTAGAGGAGTGCCTTGCCGCCATGGGGCACAGCGTGTCCCGGGATCTCGGCCCGCACCTCACCGCCGCCGTGGAGAAACTTCTGTCAGG GCCTCTGGACTACCAGAGATTTCAGAGCACGGCTCTGGATCTGGCCAGACACACAGAACCGGGCTGGAACAAG GTGTTggtgccgctgctgctgctgcaggcccTGCGGTTCAAGGGGAAGCCTCTGAGCGCGCTGCTGCAGCTGGGGCTGCGCTGCCTGCAAGAGGTCGAGGCGCAGTTCATCATCCAGCAGGGAGGATGG GGTAAAGTTCTGAGCCTGGTGCAGAACGAGGACGAGGATCCCGCGGCAGCCGTCGCCGACGACAGCAACGACATCTGCATCCtatcagaggagcagcagcccGACGCGCTCATCAGCGGCGAGCCGAGCGCCTGGCAGACGGACAGCCTGCCGGCGTCCCTGGGCGGCCACGACTCGTGGGCGCAGGTCGGCCCGATGGACCCCGAAGACGTGAAGGACCTTCACGGCGGCGAGGGCGTGGCGCTGGTCGAGGAGCGCAGCGAGAACAACTCCTCCAACTCCGACATCGTGCATGTGGAGCGGGAGGAAGCGGAACTCATGGAGGAGTGCGAGGAGGCCGGCGACGGCGACGGCATCGAGGAGAGCATGATGAGCCTCCTGATGACCGAGAGCGACCTGGCGGCGCTGCACGGCGAGTACGGAGACCCGGTTCTGCACGCACAGCCGTCACCGTCCCTGGTGCTGCCGGAGGAGCCCGTCGTCATGGAGACGCCTAAGAGTTTGGTCCCAGAACCAGAAGCCCCGCCTCCTGTTCCTGCAGTAGAACCCGACCCGGACCCAGAACCCAAAGCCACCACTCAAGCTGAGGAAGTcccaccagaaccagcagaacctgaaACTCCACCAGAACCAGCGTCCATCCCAAAGCAGAACACTGAGCCTGActtggaaccagaaccagaatcggATTTCTCTGTGACCCCTGAGCCAGAAGACCTGGCAGAAGAGGCCCCGGTTCTCGAGGTCCCCATCGAGGCCCTGGCaaaaccagaaccggaaccggagGAGGAGTCCCCGATTCTGCTGTATGGCggagcggttctggttctggttgccGCTGTGTCCTTTTCCCTGGTTCTGTTCAGGAGGAGGAGGTAG